The window AAAGACTTCGGGCGGCGGACGAAAGAAGATCTCCAGGCGATCCAGGTCGGAGTCTCCGATGCCGCGGGCAACCTTCTCTTCAGCGCATTCCCCTACAAGACCCCGTTGAACATCTTCCCCCGCGAACATTTCCAGGCCCAGCTCCGCCGGAGCGACGCAGGCTTTTACATCGCCAAGCCCATCAAGAGCAGGGCCACGGGCGACTGGGTGATCTTCCTGAGCCGGAGGATCAACCGGGCGGACGGTTCTTTTGCCGGAATCGTCTCGATCGGGCTTGACCCGTTCTCCTTCGGCAAGGTCTACGGCAACCTGGGAGTCGGGCAAGGCCGGACCGGGATGCTCGTCGGCAAGGATGACCATGTCGTGCGGGTCAGGATGAGTTTCAACGAGCGTTGGGTGGGGGACGATATCGGCGGGTTCAGCCCCGTGTTCAAGGCCGCTGCCGGAAAGCCGGCCGGGTTCTACGAGGTCGTGACCGCTCCGGGCCGGATAGCGCGGATGGCGAGCTATCGCGTCATGCCGGAATATCCGCTCATCGTGACCGCCTCGGTCATCAAGTCACGGGCGCTTGCGGGGTGGAAGATCCGGACGCTGGCGAACGCCTTCGCGACCTTTCTGTTCTCGCTTTTCGTCTCCCTGTTCGGCTATTACCTGGTCCGCGCCCTGCGGCTCGTGGCGCAAGGCAGGGAAGCGATGCAGGCACTCCAGGAGCGGCTGGTGCAGTCGCAGAAGATCGAGGCGATCGGGACCCTTGCCGGCGGCGTGGCCCACGATTTCAACAACATGCTGGGCGTCATCCTCGGGCATACCGAGCTGGTCCTGGCCCAGGTCGACCCGAATGCGCCGTTCCGTCACAACCTGGAAGAGATCAACAAGGCCGCACAACGATCCGCCGACGTGACGCGCCAGCTGCTGGCGTTCGCCCGGAAGCAGACGGTCGCGCCCAAGGTGCTGGATCTCAACGAAAGCCTGGAGTCGGTGCTCCGAATGATCCGCAGCCTCATCGGGGAGGACATCAAGCTGTCCTGGAAACCGGGGCGGAATCTCTGGAAAGTGAAGATCGATCCGTCGCAGGTGGACCAGTTGATGGCCAACCTGGCCACCAACGCGCGGGATGCGATCTCCGGGATCGGAGAGATCGCCATCGAGACCTCCAACGCCACGATCGACCAGCAGTACTGCAGCGGCCATCCCGGCTCCTTGCCCGGGGCATACGTCGTCCTGTCGGTGAGCGACGACGGCTGCGGAATCCCGCATGACAAGATCGACCACATCTTCGATCCGTTCTTCACCACGAAGGAACAGGGGAAGGGCACGGGCCTCGGGCTGGCGACGGTTTTCGGAATCGTCAAGCAGAACGGGGGGTACATCAACGTCTACAGCGAGCCCGGCCGCGGGACGACGTTCACGATCTATCTCCCGAGGGCGGAAGCCGGGCGGGATGGAGTGCCCGACGAAAGCACACCGCAACCGGAACTGCACGGGGGGGCGGAAACGATCCTGGTCGTCGAGGACGAAGAGAGCAACCTGAACCTCGTGACACAGATGCTCGAATCCTTCGGGTACCGGGTGCTGGCCGCGAACAGCCCGTCCGGGGCGATCCGGCTGTTCAAAGCGAACGGGGGATCGATCGACCTTTTGGTGACGGATGTCATAATGCCGGAGATGGACGGGCGGAAGCTGCGAGACATCCTGGCCGGGGACCAGCCCGGCCTCAAGACGCTCTACATGTCGGGATACACCGCAAGCGTGATCACCGACCGCGGGGTTCTGGACGAAGGGGTCAACTTCATCCAGAAGCCGTTCACGCGCAGGGACCTGGTCACCAAGGTCCGCGAGGCGCTCGACTGACGCCGCGCTACTTTCATGCCTCCAACCGGTAGCGCATCCGGGGGCTTGCGACCGGCGTTATGGCGTGCAATAAATGATGTAGTGAATTGCATTCCACGGTCCGGAGGAGGCGAACGATGAAGGGAAACGCAAAGCTCATCGAGAAGTTGAACGCGCTGCTGGCGGAGGAGCTGACCGCCATCAGCCAGTACATGGTCCATTCGGAGATGTCCGCCAACTGGGGATACGAGAAGCTGCACAAGCATTTCGAGAAGCGCGCCATCGACGAGATGAAGCACGCCGAGAAGCTCATCGGCCGGATCCTCTTCCTGGAGGGGCTCCCGATCGTCAGCAACCTGGGCAAGATGCACATCGGCGCGGACGCAGCAAAGCAGCTCACGAACGACCACGCATCCGAGATGGTCGCGATCAAGGGGTATAACGACGGCATCAAGCTCGCGGGCGAGGTCGGCGACTACGCGACGCGGGAGATCCTCGAGAACATCCTGCACGACGAGGACGCGCATATCGACGGGATCGAGGAGTTGCAGGACCAGATCGGCCACATGACGCTGCCCCTCTTCCTGACCACCCAGATCAACTAACGCTTCTCCCCGAAAGTCGGGCCCCGCTCCGGTACGCCGGAGCGGGGCCTTGTCGCTTGATCCGAAGCGCTTCGGACGGGAGGCCTTATTTCCCATCCTTCCATGGCGACATCAACTGGAAATAGTTTCCGTCCGGATCCGCGAAGGTCGCGATCCAGAAATCCTTGCCCTCTCCCATCTGGTAGGGTTCGGCGACGACCCGGGCTCCCATCCCCTTGATCCGCTCGAACTCGGCTTTCACTTCAGCCGTCTGGAAATTGAGCAGGATCCGCTCCGGAGCCGGGTTCGATCCCTTGACCCGGTCGTGCGGCCCGACGCCCATAAATGCGGCGCCGACCTGGTAGCCGTAAAAGCCCCCTTCCTCCATGTCGGGGTTCTTGGCGAAGATCTTCTTGTAAAACTCGGAGAGCGCCGCCGGATTCTCGGAGAAGATCATGACCGAATTCAGGTTCAGCACGCGATCCACCCCCTTTCGATTCCGCACATCGATCGGCTTTTCCTTAGATGGCCGGCGGCCGGGTTGCGTCGCGGGCGCCGATAGAGCCGGATACCGCTACATGCAGACCTTGAGCACCTGTTTCATGTCCGTCAGCCCCCGGAGCACCTTGAGCATTCCGTCCATCTTGAGCGTCAGCATCCCCTCGTCGAGTGCGAGCCGCTTCAGGACGGCGACGTCGGCCTTCTTCCGGATGGCGTCCTTGACGGCCGGCGTCCCGACCAGCAGTTCGTGGAGCGCGATCCGCCCCCTGTAGCCGGTCCCGTTGCAGTGCTGGCATCCCACCGGCCCCATGACCGCGACCGACTCGAAGCTCGGGAACTTACACTCGGCCGGCGCTTCCAGCAGGAACTCGTCCCGCATCCGGTCGTAGGACTGCCGGGGCAGCGCGACCTTCTCGCGGCAGTCGACGCAAAGCCTCCGGCAAAGCCGCTGGGCGATGATTCCCAGCAAGGCGTCCGCGAAGTTGAAGGGGTCCATTCCCATTTCGATCAGGCGCACCGCGGTCTCCGGGGCGTTGTTGGTGTGGAGGGTGCTGAGCACGAGGTGTCCGGTGAGCGACGCCTCGATCGTGATCCGCGCGGTCTCCGCGTCGCGCATCTCCCCGATCATGACGACATCCGGATCGCCGCGCAGGAAGGAGCGCATCGCCTCGGCGAAGGTGAACCCGATCCGGGCGTTGACCTGCACCTGGCGCAGGCCCGGCTGCGTGATCTCGACAGGGTCCTCGGCCGTCCAGATCTTCCGCTCCGGCTGGTTGATGGAACCAAGGATCGAATGCAGGGTGGTTGTCTTCCCGGAGCCGGTCGGGCCGACGCAGAGGATGACCCCGTAGGGCTTCGCGGCGATCTCGTGGATGCGCGCAAGCGTCGACGGGAGCAGCTCCATCGCCTCAAGCGGCATCAGTTTCGTGGCGGAGAGCACCCGGAGCACGGCGTCCTCCAGTTTCCCGATGGTGGGGGTGATCTCCACCCGGTATTCGACCCGCTGTTTTTCGAGCCGGAGCATGAACTTGCCGCTCTGGGGCTTGCGCCGCTCGGCGATGTCGAGCGCGGCGAGGATCTTGAGGCGTGAGATGACGGCGTACCGGTAGGCGGGCGCGATCCGGTGGGCGACGAGGCACTCCCCGTCGATCCGGTAACGGATCACGACCGGCTGACGGGGGCCGCCCGGCTCGAAGTGGATGTCGGATGCGCCCCGGTTGGTGGCGTCGATCAGGATCTTGTT is drawn from Candidatus Deferrimicrobiaceae bacterium and contains these coding sequences:
- the bfr gene encoding bacterioferritin, which produces MKGNAKLIEKLNALLAEELTAISQYMVHSEMSANWGYEKLHKHFEKRAIDEMKHAEKLIGRILFLEGLPIVSNLGKMHIGADAAKQLTNDHASEMVAIKGYNDGIKLAGEVGDYATREILENILHDEDAHIDGIEELQDQIGHMTLPLFLTTQIN
- a CDS encoding VOC family protein, whose translation is MLNLNSVMIFSENPAALSEFYKKIFAKNPDMEEGGFYGYQVGAAFMGVGPHDRVKGSNPAPERILLNFQTAEVKAEFERIKGMGARVVAEPYQMGEGKDFWIATFADPDGNYFQLMSPWKDGK
- a CDS encoding ATP-binding protein encodes the protein MDIDSSGTSRERRSATRLTAVFSLLLILGGWAGLVGISLLDYRREIDRIQSENAFAALAFEEHARRVLKEADTALLFMKDEFEKTGSVSESMKDFGRRTKEDLQAIQVGVSDAAGNLLFSAFPYKTPLNIFPREHFQAQLRRSDAGFYIAKPIKSRATGDWVIFLSRRINRADGSFAGIVSIGLDPFSFGKVYGNLGVGQGRTGMLVGKDDHVVRVRMSFNERWVGDDIGGFSPVFKAAAGKPAGFYEVVTAPGRIARMASYRVMPEYPLIVTASVIKSRALAGWKIRTLANAFATFLFSLFVSLFGYYLVRALRLVAQGREAMQALQERLVQSQKIEAIGTLAGGVAHDFNNMLGVILGHTELVLAQVDPNAPFRHNLEEINKAAQRSADVTRQLLAFARKQTVAPKVLDLNESLESVLRMIRSLIGEDIKLSWKPGRNLWKVKIDPSQVDQLMANLATNARDAISGIGEIAIETSNATIDQQYCSGHPGSLPGAYVVLSVSDDGCGIPHDKIDHIFDPFFTTKEQGKGTGLGLATVFGIVKQNGGYINVYSEPGRGTTFTIYLPRAEAGRDGVPDESTPQPELHGGAETILVVEDEESNLNLVTQMLESFGYRVLAANSPSGAIRLFKANGGSIDLLVTDVIMPEMDGRKLRDILAGDQPGLKTLYMSGYTASVITDRGVLDEGVNFIQKPFTRRDLVTKVREALD
- a CDS encoding ATPase, T2SS/T4P/T4SS family yields the protein MTTNLVVTLRNGQSIQGTLAQPFDGTEIEIDVVDRNRKKTLLPMSEVAHILFEGLPAWADGRKPNGVEEVQTTAGDNFRVEVYEKGRHAKGFFGTLVGEPPSNGFKMIFFVKTAVRFRHQEKSLGDILLEKGLLSADKIDQALDAQKALRDRRIGDLISESAKVPKETIEKTLRTARKTDRRNVRVGEVLIAAGLVTREQIEKAFDKQVSGKRVRVGELLVRQGLVTEEQLLNALAAKFQMRFVDLTGRVPTDEALAALSEGLVDRLHVLPLEIEEDRLVVATSAPADHTIGDALRLRTKHEIELVVAPAAKIAEAIERHYRKKPDPPPAPLEFAGVAQEPMVEEEVEDDRESLYVEPDSEVISLVNKILIDATNRGASDIHFEPGGPRQPVVIRYRIDGECLVAHRIAPAYRYAVISRLKILAALDIAERRKPQSGKFMLRLEKQRVEYRVEITPTIGKLEDAVLRVLSATKLMPLEAMELLPSTLARIHEIAAKPYGVILCVGPTGSGKTTTLHSILGSINQPERKIWTAEDPVEITQPGLRQVQVNARIGFTFAEAMRSFLRGDPDVVMIGEMRDAETARITIEASLTGHLVLSTLHTNNAPETAVRLIEMGMDPFNFADALLGIIAQRLCRRLCVDCREKVALPRQSYDRMRDEFLLEAPAECKFPSFESVAVMGPVGCQHCNGTGYRGRIALHELLVGTPAVKDAIRKKADVAVLKRLALDEGMLTLKMDGMLKVLRGLTDMKQVLKVCM